Proteins encoded together in one Microbacterium oxydans window:
- a CDS encoding RidA family protein gives MNGRRSVDVPGYTHANPVPAASRIGSLLVSGALTGRDAETGEMPRSLDTQCVNAFSHLRALMDAAGGSTDDVIKVTVLLGEYRDRGALNREWLAMFPDAASRPARQVLHASLDGDAVIHLDVMAVLPD, from the coding sequence GTGAACGGGCGTCGGTCCGTCGACGTGCCCGGCTACACGCACGCCAATCCGGTGCCGGCCGCCAGCCGGATCGGTTCCCTCCTCGTCTCCGGCGCTTTGACGGGCCGCGATGCGGAGACCGGGGAGATGCCGCGGTCGCTCGACACGCAGTGCGTCAACGCGTTCTCACATCTCCGGGCGCTGATGGATGCGGCGGGTGGATCGACCGACGACGTCATCAAGGTCACGGTGCTGCTCGGCGAGTATCGCGACCGTGGGGCGTTGAACCGCGAGTGGCTCGCGATGTTCCCCGACGCCGCATCCCGCCCCGCCCGACAGGTGCTGCACGCGTCGCTCGACGGCGACGCGGTCATCCACCTCGACGTGATGGCCGTGCTTCCCGACTGA
- a CDS encoding DNA alkylation repair protein — MSDMTVPEALGELAALEDPKMRAANEKRGDDHGINLSRMRALAKRIKTDQPLAQELWATGETSARLLALLICRPRDFTADELDAMLRETRPPKVNDWFVNYVAKKTPLAEELRLRWFDDADPTVAAAAWSLTTVRVMKDPEGLDLRHLLDLIERDMKDAPSRLQWAMNETLANIGIYHPEYRTRALEIGERLQVLADYPTAPGCTSPFAPLWIGEIVRRREG, encoded by the coding sequence ATGTCCGACATGACCGTCCCGGAGGCGCTGGGCGAGCTCGCGGCGCTCGAAGACCCGAAGATGCGCGCCGCCAACGAGAAGCGCGGCGACGACCACGGCATCAACCTCAGCCGGATGCGTGCGCTCGCCAAGCGGATCAAGACCGACCAGCCCCTCGCACAGGAGCTGTGGGCGACCGGCGAGACCTCCGCGCGACTGCTCGCGCTGCTGATCTGCCGTCCGCGGGACTTCACCGCCGACGAGCTCGACGCCATGCTGCGCGAGACGCGCCCGCCGAAGGTGAACGACTGGTTCGTCAACTACGTCGCCAAGAAGACCCCGCTCGCCGAAGAGCTGCGGCTGCGCTGGTTCGACGACGCCGACCCGACCGTGGCGGCGGCCGCCTGGTCGCTCACGACGGTGCGGGTGATGAAAGATCCCGAGGGTCTGGATCTGCGACACCTGCTCGATCTGATCGAGCGGGACATGAAGGATGCACCGTCGCGCCTGCAGTGGGCCATGAACGAGACCCTCGCCAACATCGGCATCTATCATCCCGAGTACCGCACGAGGGCGCTGGAGATCGGCGAACGGCTGCAGGTACTCGCCGACTATCCGACGGCGCCCGGATGCACCTCGCCCTTCGCCCCGCTCTGGATCGGTGAGATCGTGCGGCGGCGCGAGGGCTGA
- a CDS encoding FUSC family protein yields MRIPAAIRATKRSPLLQVVKSAAATIAAWLIAGWVFPAQLPVFAAIAALLVVQPSVNQSLSKALERSIGVIAGVVIAVALGLLLGSPSWIVLLAIVVAMLVAWIFRASPGTGNQVAISAMLVLALGSSSPEYAFARIVETLIGVVIGIVVNALIVPPVLVEPARRDVGLLGRELAASLERLAAALPEPQTPAALQELMLEVRLLRPMKDAADAAIAAGEESLTLNPRRSTHREDLREMRELLERLSPIVTQTIGMTRAYFDHYDDTLGEEPAVTAIAEQLRRAGHDVRLAVQEAAASPEPDTLTSAIPALTAPLVIRPPSSQHWILIGSLMEDLRRIRGELLDEE; encoded by the coding sequence ATGCGCATCCCCGCCGCGATCCGCGCCACCAAGCGCTCCCCGCTGCTGCAGGTCGTGAAGTCGGCCGCGGCGACGATCGCCGCGTGGCTGATCGCCGGATGGGTGTTCCCCGCCCAGCTGCCCGTCTTCGCCGCGATCGCCGCGCTCCTCGTCGTGCAGCCCAGCGTCAACCAGTCGCTGTCGAAGGCTCTCGAGCGCAGCATCGGGGTGATCGCCGGCGTCGTGATCGCCGTCGCCCTGGGGCTGCTGCTGGGCTCCCCGAGCTGGATCGTGCTGCTGGCGATCGTGGTCGCGATGCTCGTCGCCTGGATCTTCCGGGCCTCGCCCGGGACCGGCAACCAGGTCGCGATCTCCGCGATGCTCGTGCTGGCCCTGGGTTCCTCCAGCCCCGAGTACGCGTTCGCGCGCATCGTCGAGACGCTGATCGGCGTCGTGATCGGCATCGTCGTGAACGCGCTCATCGTGCCGCCGGTGCTGGTCGAGCCGGCCCGGCGGGATGTGGGCCTGCTCGGGCGCGAGCTCGCGGCGAGCCTCGAACGACTCGCCGCCGCGCTCCCCGAACCGCAGACGCCGGCCGCGCTGCAGGAGCTGATGCTCGAGGTGCGGCTGCTGCGTCCCATGAAGGACGCCGCGGACGCCGCCATCGCCGCCGGGGAGGAGTCGCTGACCCTGAACCCGCGGCGCTCGACCCATCGTGAGGATCTGCGCGAGATGCGGGAGCTGCTCGAACGGCTCTCCCCCATCGTGACGCAGACGATCGGCATGACCCGCGCCTACTTCGACCACTACGACGACACCCTCGGGGAGGAACCGGCGGTCACCGCGATCGCCGAGCAGCTGCGCCGAGCCGGTCACGATGTGCGGCTGGCCGTGCAGGAGGCGGCCGCATCGCCGGAACCCGACACCCTGACCTCGGCGATCCCCGCCCTCACGGCGCCGCTCGTCATCCGCCCGCCCTCGTCGCAGCACTGGATCCTGATCGGGTCGCTCATGGAGGACCTCCGTCGCATCCGCGGCGAACTGCTCGACGAGGAGTGA
- a CDS encoding helix-turn-helix transcriptional regulator, whose amino-acid sequence MPPSAPSAAMVGREAELVEVRRLFAGVRDGVPAALLVEGEAGIGKSRLVREFAAEIAQTADVHTGWCLDLGASRTPYGPLTGILRSIVTHMGVDRVRESVGVGAEALGMLLPELVDAPTDRERTSPERLRDAIASLIEAAAERAPQVLVVEDLHWADESTLAILSFLLRALGRGRVLLLITCRTDDVRRGDAVSRFIGEATRARLLERLTLARLDEDAVRELAEQITGHPLSETALDRMQVRAEGVPFFVEEIAGCANGPLPGGLRDLLLARFDRLGDDAQHVVQVVSGAERPLSHPLITRLTDLPEQRLDEAIREATRSGILVVVDDDYRFRHALLREAVHDDLLPGERARLHRSYAETLEAQCAGPDSGDAAALAYHWQLAQDDRKALIAAADAMRHAKARYAFASAARFGELVLELWPQVPDAAEAAGVERLDLLLVLGSILRNAGDGERALAVANVALAEVDPETVDPRLHARLLRNKALYLVNLGRLGAIPLLQQALAIAEERVGDEVFRAELLNQLASRRMIAGDREEAIRLADEAERGAAGASSTDQLSIAANVRGGSLAHLGRVEEGVREYERARELATGSNAEMRYRVNYSDLLTLLGRYREAVEVAEEGLRRARELRVERTSGSIMAQNMVVPLLELGEIARVEEMLSRDFVQGTLRVFRMYMSMTRVRVLAWRGRSAEAADLLRDWLPAFQETGVSERQIWYDRVMMTVAVAESEGDLRGALDTILEMLQDGQPALLHQRRLLLEGGAIIAELRADGAEVATDSDALRAAWRAQPAQLQDDAWSTIIDALLDPRPEAIDRAMRCADGDDVPVTFRVVLRLERARLLVQQGDRAAASALLAEAADAAEVLGNAQLQSAVARFATDAGLGARSSGGDPSGTDPLTARERQVLELIAEGLSNRQIGERLFISVKTVSVHVSAVLRKLGVSTRTEAAVLQKNPTFSAGRQPAVVP is encoded by the coding sequence ATGCCCCCATCCGCTCCGAGCGCCGCGATGGTCGGTCGCGAGGCCGAGCTCGTCGAGGTGCGCCGACTGTTCGCCGGGGTCCGCGACGGCGTCCCCGCGGCGCTGCTCGTCGAGGGCGAGGCCGGTATCGGCAAGTCGCGCCTGGTGCGGGAGTTCGCCGCCGAGATCGCGCAGACCGCCGACGTGCACACGGGCTGGTGCCTCGACCTCGGGGCTTCGCGCACGCCGTACGGTCCGCTCACCGGCATCCTCCGCTCGATCGTCACGCACATGGGCGTCGATCGGGTGCGCGAGTCGGTCGGGGTCGGGGCCGAGGCGCTCGGCATGCTGCTCCCCGAACTCGTCGACGCCCCGACCGATCGCGAGCGCACGAGCCCCGAGCGTCTCCGCGATGCCATCGCGTCCCTGATCGAGGCGGCCGCCGAACGCGCCCCGCAGGTGCTCGTGGTCGAAGACCTGCACTGGGCCGACGAGTCGACCCTCGCGATCCTCTCCTTCCTCCTCCGTGCCCTCGGGCGCGGCCGCGTGCTGCTCCTCATCACCTGCCGCACCGACGACGTGCGCCGCGGCGATGCCGTGAGCCGCTTCATCGGCGAGGCCACGCGGGCCCGCCTGCTCGAGCGCCTCACACTCGCCCGCCTCGACGAAGACGCCGTGCGCGAGCTGGCCGAGCAGATCACCGGGCATCCGCTCTCGGAGACGGCCCTCGACCGTATGCAGGTGCGGGCCGAAGGCGTCCCCTTCTTCGTCGAGGAGATCGCGGGCTGCGCGAACGGGCCGCTCCCCGGCGGGCTCCGCGACCTGCTGCTGGCCCGCTTCGACCGGCTCGGCGACGACGCGCAGCACGTCGTGCAGGTCGTCTCCGGTGCGGAGCGCCCGCTGTCGCATCCGCTGATCACGCGCCTCACCGACCTGCCGGAGCAGCGCCTCGACGAGGCGATCCGCGAGGCGACCCGCAGCGGCATCCTCGTCGTGGTCGACGACGACTACCGCTTCCGGCACGCGCTCCTGCGCGAAGCCGTGCACGACGATCTGCTCCCCGGCGAACGGGCGCGCCTGCATCGCTCCTACGCCGAGACGCTCGAGGCGCAGTGCGCCGGACCGGACAGCGGCGATGCCGCCGCACTCGCCTACCACTGGCAGCTCGCGCAAGACGATCGGAAGGCCCTCATCGCCGCCGCCGATGCGATGCGCCATGCGAAGGCCAGATACGCGTTCGCCAGCGCGGCGCGCTTCGGGGAGCTGGTGCTGGAGCTGTGGCCGCAGGTGCCCGATGCCGCGGAGGCGGCGGGCGTCGAGCGCCTCGATCTGCTCCTCGTGCTCGGCTCGATCCTGCGCAACGCGGGCGACGGTGAGCGTGCGCTCGCCGTGGCGAATGTCGCGCTCGCCGAGGTCGACCCGGAGACCGTCGATCCGCGACTGCACGCCCGGCTCCTGCGCAACAAGGCGCTGTACCTCGTCAACCTCGGGCGGCTGGGGGCGATACCGCTGCTGCAGCAGGCCCTGGCCATCGCCGAGGAGCGTGTCGGCGACGAGGTGTTCCGCGCCGAGCTGCTGAACCAGCTCGCGAGCCGCCGCATGATCGCGGGAGACCGGGAGGAGGCGATCCGCCTCGCCGACGAGGCCGAACGCGGTGCCGCGGGGGCGTCGTCCACGGATCAGCTCTCCATCGCCGCGAACGTCCGCGGCGGCTCTCTGGCGCACCTCGGCCGGGTCGAGGAGGGCGTGCGCGAGTACGAGCGGGCGCGCGAGCTCGCGACCGGGTCGAACGCCGAGATGCGCTACCGCGTGAACTACTCCGACCTGCTCACGCTGCTCGGCCGCTACCGCGAGGCCGTCGAGGTCGCCGAGGAAGGGCTGCGTCGGGCTCGCGAGCTGCGCGTCGAACGCACCTCGGGGTCGATCATGGCGCAGAACATGGTCGTGCCCCTCCTCGAACTCGGCGAGATCGCCCGGGTCGAGGAGATGCTGTCGCGCGATTTCGTGCAGGGGACGCTCCGGGTGTTCCGGATGTACATGAGCATGACCCGCGTGCGCGTGCTGGCCTGGCGCGGCCGCTCGGCGGAGGCGGCGGATCTGCTGCGCGACTGGCTGCCCGCGTTCCAGGAGACCGGCGTCTCCGAACGGCAGATCTGGTACGACCGGGTGATGATGACGGTCGCGGTGGCCGAGAGCGAGGGCGACCTCCGCGGCGCGCTCGACACGATCCTCGAGATGCTGCAGGACGGGCAGCCGGCCCTGCTCCATCAGCGTCGACTGCTGCTGGAGGGCGGGGCGATCATCGCCGAGCTGCGTGCCGACGGGGCCGAGGTGGCGACGGACTCCGACGCGCTGCGCGCCGCCTGGCGCGCGCAGCCCGCGCAGCTGCAGGACGATGCGTGGTCGACGATCATCGACGCCCTGCTCGACCCGCGCCCCGAGGCGATCGACCGGGCGATGCGCTGCGCGGACGGCGACGACGTGCCGGTGACCTTCCGGGTCGTCCTGCGCCTCGAGCGGGCGCGGCTGCTGGTGCAACAGGGAGATCGCGCCGCGGCGTCGGCCCTGCTCGCCGAGGCGGCCGACGCGGCCGAGGTCCTCGGCAACGCACAGCTGCAGAGCGCGGTCGCGCGGTTCGCCACGGACGCCGGTCTCGGAGCCCGCTCTTCGGGCGGAGACCCCTCCGGCACCGACCCGCTCACGGCGCGGGAGCGCCAGGTGCTCGAACTCATCGCCGAGGGGCTGAGCAACCGTCAGATCGGGGAGCGGCTGTTCATCAGCGTGAAGACCGTGAGCGTCCACGTGTCGGCCGTCCTGCGGAAACTCGGGGTGAGCACGCGCACCGAGGCGGCGGTTCTGCAGAAGAATCCGACGTTCAGTGCTGGCCGTCAGCCTGCCGTGGTACCGTGA
- a CDS encoding cold-shock protein has translation MATGTVKWFNAEKGFGFIAPDDGSDDLFAHYSAIAGSGFKELRENQKVEFDAERGPKGMQAANIRAL, from the coding sequence ATGGCCACTGGCACTGTGAAATGGTTCAACGCGGAAAAGGGCTTCGGCTTCATCGCTCCCGATGACGGCTCGGACGACCTCTTCGCCCACTACTCGGCTATCGCCGGCTCCGGTTTCAAGGAGCTCCGCGAGAACCAGAAGGTCGAATTCGACGCTGAGCGTGGCCCCAAGGGCATGCAGGCGGCGAACATCCGCGCTCTCTGA
- a CDS encoding iron-siderophore ABC transporter substrate-binding protein, whose protein sequence is MRTSRILAIGAAAALAVGLSACASSAPESTATTGGNPASDDAFPVTVEHIYGETTITEKPERIATVAWANHEVPLALGIVPVGMSKAAWGDDDGNGVLPWVEDKLDELGAETPVLFDETDGIDYEAVADTQPDVILAAYSGLSQEEYDTLSKIAPVVAFPEVKWGTSLDDMIEMDSRALGLEKEGEALIDQLHADAEKALEAHSVLKDKKVLFSYIDPTDLSQVGYYTAIDTRPGYLHDLGLPFPSIVEENKDSDEFYLTVSSEEAQKFDDVDLFITYGDESIIPLLQADPLLSKIPAIAEGRIAVLPDATPIAASANPSPLSVPWGLDDYFAILAAPLEK, encoded by the coding sequence GTGCGCACCTCTCGAATCCTCGCCATCGGCGCGGCCGCCGCGCTCGCCGTCGGCCTCTCCGCCTGCGCGTCCTCCGCCCCGGAGTCGACAGCGACCACCGGCGGCAACCCCGCGTCCGACGATGCCTTCCCCGTCACCGTCGAGCACATCTACGGCGAGACCACCATCACCGAGAAGCCCGAGCGGATCGCGACCGTCGCCTGGGCGAACCACGAGGTGCCGCTGGCCCTCGGCATCGTCCCGGTCGGCATGAGCAAGGCCGCCTGGGGAGACGACGACGGCAACGGCGTGCTGCCCTGGGTCGAGGACAAGCTCGACGAGCTGGGCGCCGAGACCCCGGTGCTGTTCGACGAGACCGACGGCATCGACTACGAGGCCGTCGCCGACACCCAGCCGGACGTGATCCTCGCCGCGTACTCCGGCCTCTCCCAGGAGGAGTACGACACGCTCTCCAAGATCGCGCCGGTCGTGGCGTTCCCCGAGGTCAAGTGGGGGACCTCGCTGGACGACATGATCGAGATGGACTCCCGGGCCCTCGGCCTCGAGAAGGAGGGCGAGGCGCTGATCGATCAGCTGCACGCCGACGCCGAGAAGGCGCTCGAGGCCCACAGCGTGCTGAAGGACAAGAAGGTCCTGTTCTCGTACATCGATCCGACCGACCTGAGCCAGGTCGGCTACTACACGGCGATCGACACCCGCCCGGGCTACCTGCACGACCTCGGCCTGCCGTTCCCCTCGATCGTCGAGGAGAACAAGGACAGTGACGAGTTCTACCTGACGGTCAGCTCGGAAGAGGCGCAGAAGTTCGACGACGTCGACCTGTTCATCACCTACGGCGACGAGTCGATCATCCCGCTGCTGCAGGCCGACCCGCTGCTGTCGAAGATCCCGGCCATCGCCGAGGGCCGCATCGCGGTCCTCCCGGATGCCACGCCGATCGCGGCCTCCGCGAACCCGTCGCCGCTGTCGGTCCCGTGGGGTCTCGACGACTACTTCGCGATCCTGGCTGCACCGCTCGAGAAGTGA
- a CDS encoding FecCD family ABC transporter permease, whose translation MTSATAIAPGAADLRRPVLVRTLWLVVGVVVLLVLSVLSVSFGVRAVSFDDIVAALGGHTDTIAQAAIVKRIPRTVLALLVGAALALSGATMQAVTRNPIADPGILGVSNGASLAVVCGIAFFGLTDPYGQMAFAIAGAGLAAVFVYTVGSLGRGGATPLKLALAGAATSSAFASLISAVMLPRVDLMQTFQSWQIGGVGGAEWPRIALTAPFLALGALICFLCARGMNSLALGDDMAKGLGEHVLRTRMVSALGAVILAGAATAIAGPIGFVGLIIPHVCRMLVGTDHRWLLPFSALAGAALLTASDIVGRVIAPSSEEIQVGIITAIIGAPFFIWIVRRQKVREL comes from the coding sequence GTGACCTCAGCAACCGCCATCGCACCGGGAGCCGCCGACCTGCGGCGCCCGGTGCTGGTGCGCACCCTCTGGCTCGTCGTCGGCGTGGTGGTGCTGCTCGTCCTCAGCGTGCTCTCCGTCTCGTTCGGCGTGCGCGCGGTCTCGTTCGACGACATCGTCGCGGCCCTCGGCGGTCACACCGACACGATCGCCCAGGCCGCCATCGTCAAGCGCATCCCCCGCACGGTGCTCGCGCTCCTGGTCGGCGCCGCGCTCGCGCTCTCCGGGGCGACGATGCAGGCGGTGACGCGCAATCCGATCGCCGACCCCGGCATCCTCGGCGTCTCCAACGGCGCCTCGCTCGCCGTCGTCTGCGGCATCGCGTTCTTCGGCCTCACCGACCCGTACGGGCAGATGGCGTTCGCGATCGCCGGCGCCGGGCTCGCCGCGGTCTTCGTGTACACGGTCGGCTCGCTCGGACGCGGAGGCGCGACGCCCCTCAAGCTCGCGCTCGCCGGCGCGGCCACCTCGTCCGCCTTCGCCTCGCTCATCAGCGCGGTGATGCTGCCCCGCGTCGATCTCATGCAGACGTTCCAGTCCTGGCAGATCGGCGGCGTGGGCGGCGCGGAGTGGCCGCGCATCGCGCTCACGGCTCCGTTCCTCGCGCTCGGCGCGCTGATCTGCTTCCTCTGCGCCCGCGGCATGAACTCCCTGGCCCTCGGCGACGACATGGCGAAGGGGCTCGGCGAGCACGTGCTCCGCACCCGCATGGTGTCCGCGCTGGGCGCGGTGATCCTCGCCGGCGCCGCGACGGCCATCGCCGGGCCCATCGGCTTCGTCGGCCTGATCATCCCGCACGTGTGCCGGATGCTCGTCGGCACCGATCACCGCTGGCTGCTGCCGTTCTCGGCCCTCGCCGGGGCCGCGCTGCTGACCGCGAGCGACATCGTCGGCCGCGTGATCGCCCCGTCGTCGGAGGAGATCCAGGTCGGCATCATCACCGCGATCATCGGCGCCCCGTTCTTCATCTGGATCGTCCGTCGGCAGAAGGTGCGTGAGCTGTGA
- a CDS encoding FecCD family ABC transporter permease: MRTTEHTLDRVDEPASARLARIVSGRRSRHRRHAIATIVLGVLVLALFAVALMVGNTFYTPDEVIRVILGQTVPGASFTVGDLRLPRAILAVLTGIGFGMAGVCFQTMLRNPLASPDIIGISNGAGAAAVFGIVVLSVNGPVVSVLALGGAILTAFTIYLLSIKGGFAGTRLILIGIGVAAMLQSVVSYLLSRAPNWDIQTAMQWLTGSLNNASWERVLPMAIAAAIIVPLMLSQGRALGTLQLGDDSAAGLGVRVNTTRLLLILGAVALLAFATAATGPIAFVAFMAGPIAARITGPGANLLLPSAFVGAVLVLGGDLIGQFAFGTRYPVGVITGVVGAPYLIYLLIRTNRSGGSL; encoded by the coding sequence GTGAGGACGACCGAGCACACCCTCGATCGGGTCGACGAGCCGGCCTCCGCGCGGCTCGCCCGGATCGTGTCCGGCCGCCGATCCCGCCATCGTCGTCACGCGATCGCCACGATCGTCCTCGGTGTCCTCGTGCTCGCGCTCTTCGCCGTGGCGCTCATGGTGGGCAACACCTTCTACACGCCCGACGAGGTGATCCGCGTGATCCTGGGCCAGACCGTGCCCGGCGCCTCCTTCACGGTGGGCGACCTGCGGCTGCCGCGGGCGATCCTGGCGGTCCTCACCGGCATCGGCTTCGGGATGGCGGGTGTCTGCTTCCAGACGATGCTGCGCAACCCGCTCGCCTCGCCCGACATCATCGGCATCTCGAACGGCGCCGGGGCGGCGGCGGTCTTCGGCATCGTGGTGCTGTCCGTCAACGGCCCGGTCGTGTCGGTGCTCGCGCTCGGCGGCGCGATCCTCACCGCCTTCACGATCTACCTGCTCTCGATCAAGGGCGGCTTCGCCGGCACGCGACTGATCCTGATCGGCATCGGCGTCGCGGCGATGCTGCAGAGCGTCGTCTCCTACCTGCTCTCGCGCGCTCCGAACTGGGACATCCAGACCGCCATGCAGTGGCTGACCGGAAGCCTCAACAACGCGTCCTGGGAGCGGGTGCTGCCGATGGCGATCGCCGCGGCGATCATCGTGCCGCTGATGCTGTCGCAGGGTCGTGCGCTCGGGACGCTCCAGCTGGGAGACGACTCCGCGGCCGGCCTCGGCGTGCGCGTGAACACCACGCGCCTGCTGCTCATCCTCGGCGCGGTCGCGCTGCTCGCGTTCGCGACCGCGGCGACCGGACCGATCGCGTTCGTCGCATTCATGGCCGGGCCCATCGCCGCGCGCATCACCGGCCCCGGTGCCAACCTGCTCCTGCCGTCGGCATTCGTCGGCGCCGTGCTGGTGCTCGGTGGCGATCTGATCGGCCAGTTCGCGTTCGGCACCCGCTACCCCGTCGGCGTCATCACCGGCGTGGTCGGCGCGCCCTATCTGATCTACCTCCTCATCCGCACCAACCGTTCCGGGGGTTCGCTATGA
- a CDS encoding ABC transporter ATP-binding protein, with protein sequence MTVSHSLSADGVTLAYGDRTIIDGLDLQIAPGRITTIVGANGCGKSTLLRSLARLLSPTEGQIVLDGKSVHARPTKEVARILGLLPQSPVAPEGIAVADLVGRGRHPHQKMLARWSTHDYEVVADALDATGISDLADRSVDELSGGQRQRVWIAMALAQETDILLLDEPTTFLDVAHQVEVLDLLTDLSVSRGTTIVMVLHDLNLAARYADELVAMKDGRVHATGAPQDVVTAELVHEVFGLANQITIDPVSGKPMVTPIGRHHVR encoded by the coding sequence ATGACCGTCTCGCACAGCCTGTCCGCTGACGGGGTGACGCTCGCGTACGGGGACCGCACCATCATCGACGGTCTCGACCTGCAGATCGCGCCGGGCCGGATCACGACCATCGTCGGAGCGAACGGATGCGGGAAGTCGACGCTGCTGCGCTCACTGGCCCGCCTGCTCTCGCCGACCGAGGGACAGATCGTCCTCGACGGCAAGTCCGTGCACGCGCGTCCCACCAAGGAGGTCGCGCGCATCCTCGGCCTGCTGCCGCAGTCGCCGGTCGCGCCCGAGGGCATCGCGGTCGCCGACCTGGTCGGGCGCGGCCGCCATCCCCATCAGAAGATGCTCGCGCGCTGGAGCACGCACGACTACGAGGTGGTGGCCGACGCCCTCGACGCGACCGGCATCTCCGACCTCGCCGACCGCAGTGTCGACGAGCTCTCGGGCGGTCAGCGGCAGCGCGTGTGGATCGCGATGGCCCTGGCGCAGGAGACCGACATCCTGCTGCTGGACGAGCCCACCACGTTCCTCGACGTCGCGCACCAGGTCGAGGTGCTCGACCTGCTCACCGACCTGAGCGTCTCGCGCGGCACCACCATCGTCATGGTGCTGCACGACCTGAACCTGGCCGCGCGCTACGCCGACGAGCTGGTCGCCATGAAGGACGGCAGGGTGCACGCGACGGGCGCACCGCAGGATGTCGTCACCGCCGAACTCGTCCACGAGGTCTTCGGCCTCGCCAATCAGATCACCATCGACCCGGTCTCCGGGAAGCCGATGGTCACACCCATCGGGAGGCACCATGTCCGCTGA
- a CDS encoding siderophore-interacting protein: MSAETTTTERPTYILTRAEVRAVVRISPSFVRVTFGGDELFEFGTPGEVFDSRIKLVFPPASGVLPELDRASDNWWQAFLAVPEEERGSMRTYSVRELRVDPETGTEVDVDFVLHLEPGLTGPASLWASQAAVGQELYLVGPRRGVEADAHGGAEYVPGTASSVVLAGDETAAPAIARILEDAPRDLRGVAFIEVPSPADILRIDVPSGVEVHWLPRDAGEPHGRRLIPAVLAHLGDADAADEIRVKDIDGEDLVWETPEYSGLGEDIAAAEAPAERYFWIAGESGVVTTLRRHLVKDLGIDRGQVAFMGYWRRGVAMRG, encoded by the coding sequence ATGTCCGCTGAGACGACCACGACCGAGCGTCCGACCTACATCCTCACCCGCGCCGAGGTCCGCGCCGTCGTGCGCATCTCGCCGTCGTTCGTGCGGGTGACCTTCGGCGGCGACGAGCTGTTCGAGTTCGGAACTCCCGGCGAGGTGTTCGACAGCCGCATCAAGCTCGTCTTCCCCCCGGCCTCCGGCGTGCTGCCGGAGCTCGACCGGGCCTCCGACAACTGGTGGCAGGCGTTCCTGGCGGTGCCGGAGGAGGAGCGCGGCTCCATGCGCACCTACTCCGTGCGCGAGCTGCGCGTCGACCCGGAGACCGGGACCGAGGTGGACGTCGACTTCGTGCTGCACCTGGAGCCCGGACTGACCGGTCCCGCATCGCTGTGGGCGAGCCAGGCGGCGGTCGGCCAGGAGCTCTACCTGGTCGGGCCGCGGCGAGGGGTCGAGGCCGATGCGCACGGCGGGGCCGAGTACGTGCCGGGAACCGCGTCGTCGGTGGTGCTCGCGGGCGACGAGACGGCCGCTCCGGCGATCGCCCGGATCCTGGAGGACGCTCCTCGCGACCTGCGCGGTGTCGCGTTCATCGAGGTGCCGTCTCCGGCCGACATCCTGCGCATCGACGTGCCCTCGGGCGTCGAGGTGCACTGGCTGCCCCGCGACGCCGGCGAGCCGCACGGGCGGCGACTGATCCCGGCCGTGCTCGCCCACCTCGGGGATGCCGACGCCGCGGACGAGATCCGCGTGAAGGACATCGACGGCGAGGACCTCGTGTGGGAGACGCCGGAATACTCGGGGCTCGGTGAGGACATCGCGGCGGCCGAGGCCCCGGCCGAACGCTACTTCTGGATCGCGGGGGAGAGCGGCGTGGTCACCACGCTGCGCCGGCATCTCGTCAAGGACCTGGGCATCGACCGCGGGCAGGTCGCCTTCATGGGCTACTGGCGCCGCGGTGTCGCCATGCGCGGCTGA